A stretch of DNA from Takifugu flavidus isolate HTHZ2018 chromosome 13, ASM371156v2, whole genome shotgun sequence:
TCTGGTTCTGGCCGCTAGAGGGCGGCAGACGCGGATTGACCGCCCCTTTGTTCAGtcctgggggggcagcagcagtggaaccAGCGCTGGGTGCCGGTtccccagcagggggtccaACTGGTGGcgctgggagctgctgcagctcatcgCTGCACATTTGTGTCTCTGCATAAAATCTTTCTGTCAGAGTTTGTTTCTTTCTCGTCAGTTAGCTAATTATTGCTAATCCTTGGTAGCATCCCTTTCCTCTCTGATCATCTCTGAAGGATGTGTGTAATACAACAGGGAATATTTGCTGATTGTTCTATGCTAACGTGCTAAAGGTTGTTCTATGCTAACGTGctaaaggtcaggggtcagtcCTGTAACGGCGCCGCTAACGGGAGCAGCTGGACATTTGGACACAACATCAGAAAAAGCTCCCAAACCAACTTGGGCCATTCGAGGCGGTGGTCTGGACGCGCTCCCGTTAGCCGACATGCTCATTTTGTTGAATTtgtttatttcacatttgatcTCATTTGTAATAAAACCCAGAGGATTTAATTAAAACTGCTCCAGTCACGTGCACATGTGCTTCATCCGTCTCTTCACGCCACAGATGgactgatgatgtcatggctggttgtgattggctggctctgccctctctctctctccccccaatGTCTCTCGATCGtccctctgtcttcctctgttCCTGCCAGGAAGTTGACGATGATGTCACGCCCCAGCCAGCCAATAATGacgcaggaaggggggggggtggagctgaGCGAtgctgaggaggacggaggggagACCTTGTCGGAGCCGTGGAGCTCCTGCGCTGCTTTAATCAGGGAGGAAGAAGCCGATCCTGTCAGATGAGGATCCACCCGGCATCATGGACAAACACCGACCCAAGAGGCCCACCAGCCTGGACCTGTTCCCACGGCGACAGACTCAGACTGGCTCACAGGTAGGAGGCTGGGAGGGTCCAGCAgaatcctccatcatctccatggGTGGATCCCCTGTGGTTCTGGGATTAGGAAGCATCACTAcatggttagcattagctacCGGCTGCTACTAAATATGCTGTTGATGTTTCCTGATGCTGCGAGTGTTGCAGGTGCCgattggtgccttgctcaaggacatTTGGACTGTAGCATCTGGTGGGATTCACAGAAGTGGGGGAATCGGGCATCAGCCATGTTGGTGGTGAAAGTGCTGAGCTGTATGATGCTGCTAGCCCCACAGCTACGCTAGCGCGCTCTCCTCTGTGCTATCGCTTTAAATGAGCTGCATCCTGTTTACGTGTCAGAgcgcatcatcatcatcaccatcaccaccatcatcatcatcatcgtcggtGTGTCAGAGCATCCACAACCCCCCCGGAGCTCCTTCACCTGCTTCACAAGATGGTGGACTGGTGCTTGGATCCCTGCTAGGTCCTCAAAACAAGACACAACTGTTGACCTTCCAGTTAGCTTCCGTCAGCAGTTAGCTTCCGTCAGCAGTTAGCTTCCTGGTGAAGCTGCCTCGTGCTAATGTGGTTTGGCTTACCTGCTTTATTTTAGTTGGCTGGGAGTTTTTAGGAGTTTGAGGATGCCGAgtcttcctcacctgtccaTTAGCTAGCTTGATGCTAGCATGAGGATCAGAGCAGCTTCCTGACAGGAGCCAACCGCCGCGTCACCTCTGACCACGTCTGTGAGCACAATCAGTTGCCAGATTTACATCTATGTGTTGACACGAGCGCTAGCACGTACAGGTGCTAACTTGTAGCGTGTGGCTAGCGGGCCAGGAAGTTCTCGCACTGAACTAATAACTAACAATTATTTGACTCACTCACTTTGACATCGTTTCCACCAGAGTGACTCTTCAGGATGAGACGTTCGGGCCTTCAAGCCTGCCGTTAGCATCCTGTTGGACGCCGCGGCTCAGCCCACCAGGTCTCGTTGTCCCCACGGTGGACATGAGGAACGAGCAGCAGTTGTAGCCCCAGGACCTCCTGGTCTGGAGGTGTCTCAGCCGATTAGATctttaaggtcaaaggtcaaactagCGTGTTGTGCTTTGGAGAAGGATCCCAGTGATGCGggaaacctttgacctttgaaccccccAGATCGTTGTCTGAATGAAAGCGCCTGTGGAGCAGAGCTAATACAGGCTAAAGCTACGGCTAAAGGAGGCGGAGCTGCGCAGGAACGCGCTCAGTTACCTTCGTAACATTTCATTCGTTAAAATAAAAACGTCACTTGTGTCAAACTGAGCTTCATGTTGCCTTCATTGGGACACATTAGCgaaatgctaagctaatttgATCTTCGCAGGAGGTTCACTCCCGGTTGTGTGGGCGTGAGCCTCCGGCCCAGAAGCTCCTGCTGGGTCCTGACGGACCACCGACCTGAGGAGCAGTGATGGAGGACTTCTGCTTACACTGTGTTCCTCCTGCTGAGTTGGACCAGGAACCGTCCCAGGAACCTCCTCCTTGGTCTGATGGAGCTTCCCAGAGTTTGTCATGTGTGCAGAACATGTTGGTGTGTTCGCTCGGGTCCTGACAGCTGCTCCAGGATCTGCCTGAGCTGGGGGGAGGAAGCTTGTCTCTTCTAGATGTTTCTCATGTTTTGGGCTGAACCACAACCGCAGGTTCCAGGGTGAggaaacatctcctcgctgccTCTCAGTCTGCTTGTGTCTCTGTGATTGTCCAGGACTCCATCAACAACAACTCTTTAGGCAAGAAGGACAGCTGGAAGGCGTCGCCACAGATCACAGGTAGGCAGAActtctggacctcctggacctcctggacctcctggaccggcCCAACCACCCCAGAACGAAACCACCCAGGACCTTTGCTCCAGTCCTGTAAAGACTTTGATAATCCACCATAATCTGATGCTTAAACCTCTTGTGTGTCAGGTGACGGGAAACCGCCGGCCAAGGCCGAAGACAAAGTCCGACACGTGACGCGGCGCCCGGCCCCCAAACCGCCCGCCAATGGCGCCAACGGCAGAACCGGCGCCTCAGACGCACGTGTGCGGACACGGGAGAAACCGCCACCGCCGGCCACGAACCCTCCGTCCTCCGGCACAGCCAGGACCCAAAGGAGAGCCGGAGCAGGAGGAGCCGTCCCGgcaagagggggggggagaggagggacggCGGCGAGGGAGGGGGACGTGAGACGGAAGGACGGGGCGGCAGgaagggaggacagaaaaggaggACGACTGTGCGAGGAGTTCAAGACCAGGGACAAAGACAGGAGTGGACATTCAAGGCTGAGGGAAGCCAACGGACCCAAGAGCCGCGGAGCCGACGGGAAAGGGGGCGCTAAAGGGGcccacagaggggggggggcagagggcaAATAACCCGGCCTGCAGCCAGGAGGTCTACCTGACCGCCATGGTGGTCCCGCGCACCCCCGTAGCACCCAGGAACCAGGACAAGACCCAAACCCAAGGTGAGCGTCCAGAGGCTCGGAGCAGGTAGAGCCCAGGCAGGTGGTTCtaggtgggggggtggtctgGCTCTGGCAGGTGGTTCtaggtgggggggtggtctgGCTCGGGCAGGTGGTTCtaggtgggggggtggtctgGCTCTGGCAGGTGGTTCTAGATGGGGGGGTGGTCTGGCTCGGGCAGGTGGTTCTAGGTGGGGGGATGGTCTGGCTCTGGCAGGTGGTTCtaggtgggggggtggtctgGCTCTGGCAGGTGGTTCTAGATGGGGGGGTGGTCTGGCTCTGGCAGGTGGTACtaggtgggggggtggtctgGCTCTGGCAGGTGGTTCTAGATGGGGGGGTGGTCTGGCTCTGGCAGGTGGTTCtaggtgggggggtggtctgCCCTGACGTGACCCACGTTCCTCTCTCAGCTGCTCTCCTTGTCTCCTGTCCTCAGGTCAGAACCACGACAGGCCCCCGGACAGTGTGCCAGCGCTCTCCAGGTCCAGCAGCGAAGGAGGGTCCAACAGGATGTCCCTGGGCTCAGACACAGAAGGGCCCCCACCAGGGCCCCCGCAGCCAGGCGGGCCCCACCCCCTGAACCCCGACATCACAGAAGAGGAGGGCGAGGGCGACCCCACACCCTGCGCCGTCTTCCAGACGGGTCCAAGCCGCCGTCCCctggaggacggagagacgCAGATGGACTCTACCAAGTCAGAGGTGGACGCaggggggggggtcggcgctgaggtggtggagggctCCGGCGCCGGGTGGGGGGCGGAGGCCGGGCAGGGGGGGGCCACCAGCCAGTCGGCAGCAGGGCTGTGCTACGATGCCGTCAAGTACACCCTGGTGGTGGACGAGCACGCCCGGCTGGAGCTGGTCAGCCTCAAGgactgtttccatggttaccccAACAAGCACAACGAGGACAGCGACACGGAGACGGTTTATCAGTCGgccaacgaggaggaggacccggagtacgaggaggagaggaggagggaggaggaggtgaagaggaggagggaggaggaggtgaagaggaggagggaggaggaggtgaagaggaggagggaggtggtggcCCGGGTCTGCAAACAGCCCAAGATGACCTCAACCTCGGCCTCGGCCTCGGAGGACGACGAgtccagaggagggagagcgtACCGGAGCAGGAAGTTCCTCAATCTGTTCGCCAAAGGGAGCGGCCAGTACAGCGCC
This window harbors:
- the LOC130536621 gene encoding LOW QUALITY PROTEIN: C-Jun-amino-terminal kinase-interacting protein 1-like (The sequence of the model RefSeq protein was modified relative to this genomic sequence to represent the inferred CDS: deleted 1 base in 1 codon), translating into MDKHRPKRPTSLDLFPRRQTQTGSQDSINNNSLGKKDSWKASPQITGDGKPPAKAEDKVRHVTRRPAPKPPANGANGRTGASDARVRTREKPPPPATNPPSSGTARTQRRAGAGGAVPARGGGRGGTAAREGDVRRKDGAAGREDRKGGRLCEEFKTRDKDRSGHSRLREANGPKSRGADGKGGAKGAHRGGGQRANNPACSQEVYLTAMVVPRTPVAPRNQDKTQTQGQNHDRPPDSVPALSRSSSEGGSNRMSLGSDTEGPPPGPPQPGGPHPLNPDITEEEGEGDPTPCAVFQTGPSRRPLEDGETQMDSTKSEVDAGGGVGAEVVEGSGAGWGAEAGQGGATSQSAAGLCYDAVKYTLVVDEHARLELVSLKDCFHGYPNKHNEDSDTETVYQSANEEEDPEYEEERRREEEVKRRREEEVKRRREEEVKRRREVVARVCKQPKMTSTSASASEDDESRGGRAYRSRKFLNLFAKGSGQYSAAGAGSFGLFSCVLDGAERQQSHRAVYRFVPRHEDELYLEIDDPVLIMDQSEDLWCHGYNMRSGSTGIFPAFYTVEVTQEPNPALKEGWTEQFLVRFLGSVQVPVHKGNSVLCAAMQKVVGNRQLSSQPPSACVLEVSVRGVKISVQDRCHSAHRGDQCFHFFHLKNISFCGCHPKHSKYFGFITKHPEQQRFACHVMVSETTLSPLAESVGRAFQQYYREHVGVFCPTEDIFIE